Proteins encoded within one genomic window of Trichoderma asperellum chromosome 2, complete sequence:
- a CDS encoding uncharacterized protein (EggNog:ENOG41), which yields MSQRGPGHRSPSRLSSRSPVGNDQVPFSQFKSQRYESVGISPEIGRAAQHSAKAFGVHNILNPSEAHSMGSDARGGPPSQAKETEPVYPASSTPYGVPRPYFPGHADSGSVPTTPVTAGVMPTGRHPISERNSPSTAYPFPIMDNPRKILSPRAPRVSSLVQTHSPRDLDPRQPLAPSMLPTKRPYEQDTPDEPRHAPGLQQPSRIASGPHTPMVTPPRSLSQPLARPLDAPYVQPPTIPPPGELQSRSHGLHTTSQLQHGITSVSTSRPLSGTGGALTEGTSTWPDILRRQAGSFVGMESQQAYMTLPGSDTPIPVQVDYSQASKKADEKRQRNAKASTRHRRKKKTLQEENMKHLQELKEERQQMLQQIEELENQRDFYRNDRNRLRDIVARTPAVSNHAAGPPSPALSKSISFVDRSPLMQSHHIPTPTQGYLSEVSSAERPVPVRRTDDRPDFSPPMYGALPGGPPHGLPSMHSQAYGAPPPRPSSAASSTSGERLPPLRVMEGPHPPMSGLVPGQPQEQDLRTGQWRAAQPSHLETGWATAPRKHQDNPRW from the coding sequence ATGTCTCAAAGGGGACCTGGCCATCGCTCGCCCTCTCGTCTCTCATCGAGATCTCCTGTCGGTAATGACCAAGTCCCCTTCTCTCAGTTCAAGTCGCAACGGTATGAATCGGTTGGAATATCCCCTGAGATCGGTCGTGCTGCTCAGCATTCAGCCAAGGCCTTTGGAGTCCATAATATTTTAAACCCTTCCGAGGCACATTCCATGGGCTCTGATGCCAGAGGAGGGCCACCTTCGCAAGCAAAGGAAACAGAGCCTGTCTACCCAGCATCTTCAACTCCTTATGGTGTTCCGCGTCCTTATTTCCCTGGCCATGCCGATTCCGGCTCCGTACCAACGACTCCAGTTACTGCAGGTGTGATGCCTACAGGCAGACATCCGATATCCGAACGAAACTCCCCATCGACAGCGTACCCTTTCCCTATAATGGATAACCCGAGGAAGATACTTAGCCCGAGGGCCCCCCGAGTCTCGAGCCTAGTTCAGACTCACTCTCCAAGAGACCTAGATCCGCGACAACCCTTAGCTCCCAGCATGCTTCCCACAAAACGACCCTATGAGCAGGACACTCCCGATGAACCCAGACATGCTCCGGGACTGCAACAGCCGTCAAGAATTGCGTCCGGCCCGCATACCCCGATGGTAACGCCACCAAGATCTCTTTCTCAGCCTTTAGCCCGCCCCTTGGATGCCCCCTATGTACAGCCGCCAACAATCCCGCCGCCAGGAGAACTTCAGAGTCGATCGCATGGATTGCATACAACTTCGCAACTGCAGCATGGAATCACCAGTGTGTCTACTAGTCGACCGCTTTCGGGAACGGGAGGAGCCCTAACGGAGGGAACATCGACATGGCCAGATATATTGCGCCGACAAGCAGGTTCGTTTGTTGGCATGGAATCCCAACAGGCTTATATGACTTTGCCTGGCAGCGATACGCCGATTCCGGTTCAAGTAGACTACTCCCAAGCATCAAAGAAAGCGGATGAAAAGAGACAACGAAATGCAAAAGCCTCGACACGTCAccgcagaaagaagaagaccttACAGGAGGAGAACATGAAGCACCTGCAGGAACtgaaggaagagagacagcagatgctgcagcaaATAGAGGAACTCGAAAATCAGCGGGACTTTTACAGGAACGATCGCAATCGACTCAGAGATATTGTGGCCCGGACGCCAGCTGTAAGCAACCATGCAGCCGGGCCACCTAGCCCGGCACTATCGAAGAGTATCAGCTTTGTGGATAGAAGTCCCCTAATGCAGTCTCATCACATTCCCACTCCCACTCAAGGTTATCTGAGCGAAGTGTCGTCGGCAGAACGGCCCGTACCGGTTCGACGCACAGACGATCGTCCGGATTTCTCGCCTCCAATGTATGGTGCTTTGCCTGGTGGTCCGCCGCACGGCCTCCCGTCGATGCACAGCCAAGCTTATGGCGCGCCTCCGCCGAGGCCCTCGTCCGCGGCTTCTTCAACGAGCGGAGAGAGACTGCCGCCGTTACGAGTGATGGAGGGGCCGCATCCCCCCATGTCTGGATTGGTCCCCGGGCAACCTCAAGAACAAGATCTGAGAACCGGGCAGTGGAGGGCAGCTCAGCCATCCCACCTAGAGACGGGTTGGGCAACTGCACCAAGAAAGCACCAAGATAACCCCCGCTGGTAA